The Pseudofrankia sp. DC12 region ACCCGCCCAACTGCTCGACTACACCGCCGTCGATCTCACCAGCGGCGGACTCGACGAAGCCATGCGTGGGCGGGACGAATTCAACTTCTCCGTGAACCTTCAGTTCGGAGAAGCCAGCACCGACGAGATTCGGGCCGCTCTGGTCGACCTCTCCCGGGAGCAGTACGAGCGCAGCGGGCGGCGATGAGCGCCGGATATTTCGTGGCCATCGACGGGCCGAGCGGCATCGGCAAGACCACCGTCACCGCAGCCCTGGTGCACCGCCTTGCCCAGGCAGGATTGCCCGCGCTCGCTACCAAGGAACCCAGCACCAGCCCGCTGGGCAACCTCGTCCGCTTCGGGACCGACGACTACCGAGGCCTGGCCTTGGCCTGCCTGGTGGCCGCCGACCGCGACCAGCACCTCGACACCGACATCCGCCCAGCCCTCGCCCGAGGCGCCATCGTCATCTGCGATCGGTACATCGCCTCAACCCTCGTCCTACAACGCCTTGACGGTGTACCGGCCGGCTTCCTCTGGGCGCTCGCCGAGCAGGCCGACCGGCCCGACCTGACCGTCATCCTGCTGGGCGAACCCACCCGCTCCCGCGAGCGGGCAGCCCAGCGCGGCCACTACAGCCGCTTTCACGGCGGCGGCCCCGAGGCCGCGTTAGCCGAAGCCGCGACCTACCGCAATGTCGCCGCCGAGCTACACGCGGCCGGCTACCCCGTCCTCGTGCACGACATCGGCGCTCAGAGCGCCGCCGAAGTGGCCGCGTTCCTCGCGGACTCGGTGCTGACCCGGCTAGCAGGCAGCGCGACCGCCGGACCGTCCTGAGCCGCGCGGACCAGCGAGTCATA contains the following coding sequences:
- the tmk gene encoding dTMP kinase — its product is MSAGYFVAIDGPSGIGKTTVTAALVHRLAQAGLPALATKEPSTSPLGNLVRFGTDDYRGLALACLVAADRDQHLDTDIRPALARGAIVICDRYIASTLVLQRLDGVPAGFLWALAEQADRPDLTVILLGEPTRSRERAAQRGHYSRFHGGGPEAALAEAATYRNVAAELHAAGYPVLVHDIGAQSAAEVAAFLADSVLTRLAGSATAGPS